Proteins encoded in a region of the Falsibacillus albus genome:
- a CDS encoding YbjQ family protein yields the protein MLVVTTENIEGYKVVEVKGPVYGLIVRSRGIGGDIMAGLKSLVGGEIRQYTAMLEDSRKEALDRMIKNANEMGANAIVMMRYDSGQIGGNMSEIVAYGTAVVAEKLS from the coding sequence GTGCTAGTCGTTACGACAGAGAATATTGAAGGGTATAAAGTCGTTGAGGTAAAGGGGCCGGTGTATGGCTTGATTGTGAGGAGCAGAGGGATTGGCGGAGATATTATGGCCGGATTGAAATCCCTGGTAGGCGGGGAAATCAGGCAGTATACAGCGATGCTTGAAGATTCAAGGAAAGAAGCGCTGGATCGGATGATTAAAAACGCAAACGAAATGGGTGCAAACGCGATTGTGATGATGCGGTATGATTCAGGGCAGATCGGCGGCAACATGAGTGAAATCGTTGCATACGGCACTGCTGTTGTGGCAGAGAAGCTTTCATGA
- a CDS encoding AAA family ATPase, whose protein sequence is MKRLAILTVGKTHSGKMTFARSLEKELSNSIVIDQDHQAEFLNMYYRQLQPKKGPNTIKHALSKVIVDHAVKKTDLHVIVCNSNRSRKDRLQLLDKCFKNTKFVRILVHFDIPDGVLQHRVTQSQRSTNIFRGAATNFEELLIQQQADSLKEDVTEPVEGEADHLFVIKDNEEGEAVISRIIELSQD, encoded by the coding sequence ATGAAAAGGCTGGCTATTTTGACAGTTGGAAAGACCCATAGTGGGAAAATGACATTTGCAAGATCATTAGAAAAGGAGTTAAGCAACTCCATCGTAATCGATCAGGATCATCAGGCTGAATTTCTCAACATGTATTACAGGCAATTACAGCCGAAAAAAGGGCCGAATACGATTAAACATGCCCTATCAAAGGTGATTGTCGATCATGCGGTTAAAAAGACGGACCTGCACGTGATTGTCTGCAATTCCAATCGCAGCCGCAAAGACCGTCTGCAGTTGCTGGATAAATGCTTTAAGAACACTAAGTTTGTCCGGATCCTCGTTCATTTTGATATCCCCGACGGCGTCCTTCAACATCGGGTTACACAAAGTCAGCGGAGCACAAATATTTTCAGAGGCGCTGCTACTAATTTTGAAGAATTGCTTATACAGCAGCAGGCTGATTCATTAAAAGAAGATGTGACAGAGCCGGTGGAAGGGGAAGCTGACCATTTGTTCGTCATTAAAGACAATGAGGAAGGGGAAGCTGTCATCTCCAGAATTATTGAGCTTTCTCAAGATTAA
- a CDS encoding YetF domain-containing protein, producing MNFSELVLRLALSFICLLLLTRLMGRKEISQMTFFNFVSAIALGTLGASLAIESSLKISTGVIALIGWSLFTILMGYIDLKSKTMRNLINGDPIIIIQKGKVIDKELKKTRLDHNALKVLLRKKDVFQFSEVDYAIFETDGTLSVLKKDAAQPVTKAESGYYPKNVIPMATAVISNGEILNENLSELNLNEPWLLQELANKGINSIEKVFYAEVQKNGSLYVDKIMDEQ from the coding sequence ATGAATTTTTCCGAACTCGTCCTTAGATTAGCACTATCTTTCATATGCCTGCTTCTTTTAACTAGACTGATGGGGAGAAAAGAAATTTCCCAAATGACCTTTTTCAATTTTGTTTCGGCCATCGCCCTGGGAACATTAGGAGCTTCCCTGGCAATCGAATCTTCGCTTAAAATCAGCACCGGAGTGATCGCACTTATTGGGTGGAGCCTTTTTACCATCCTGATGGGGTACATAGATCTCAAGTCAAAAACAATGCGGAATCTCATTAATGGAGATCCGATCATCATCATACAGAAGGGGAAGGTCATCGATAAAGAACTGAAGAAAACACGGTTGGATCACAATGCGTTGAAGGTATTGCTTCGCAAGAAAGACGTCTTTCAGTTTTCGGAAGTGGATTATGCGATATTTGAAACGGATGGAACGCTGTCTGTTTTGAAAAAAGATGCAGCGCAGCCTGTAACCAAAGCAGAAAGTGGATATTACCCCAAGAATGTCATCCCGATGGCAACGGCCGTAATATCAAATGGAGAGATCTTAAATGAAAACTTAAGTGAATTAAATTTAAATGAACCTTGGCTATTGCAGGAGTTGGCGAATAAGGGAATCAATTCGATAGAAAAAGTATTCTACGCCGAGGTTCAAAAAAATGGGTCATTATATGTTGATAAGATCATGGATGAACAATAA
- a CDS encoding GNAT family N-acetyltransferase produces the protein MTIMLRTIEMDDLPLFFEFQKDRDAIHMAAFTAKDPNDREHFNRHWNKILGNESIIKRTITLNHEVVGSIMCFEQFGEREVTYWIDKKHWGKGIATDALGEFLTIVPVRPLYGRTAKDNIGSRRVLEKCGFTITGEDKGFANARGEEVEEFILMLAD, from the coding sequence ATGACTATAATGCTAAGAACAATCGAAATGGATGACCTTCCCCTTTTCTTTGAATTTCAAAAGGACCGTGATGCAATTCATATGGCTGCTTTCACAGCAAAGGATCCGAATGACCGGGAACATTTCAACCGGCATTGGAACAAAATACTTGGGAATGAGAGCATCATAAAACGGACGATCACATTGAATCATGAAGTCGTTGGGAGCATCATGTGCTTTGAACAATTCGGTGAGCGGGAAGTGACGTATTGGATCGATAAAAAGCATTGGGGCAAAGGGATTGCCACCGATGCACTGGGAGAGTTTCTAACGATTGTGCCTGTCCGCCCTCTCTACGGGAGAACGGCAAAGGATAACATTGGTTCACGCAGGGTTCTAGAAAAATGCGGATTTACGATTACAGGTGAAGATAAAGGTTTTGCCAACGCCCGTGGGGAAGAAGTGGAAGAATTCATTCTCATGCTAGCCGACTAA
- a CDS encoding putative protein N(5)-glutamine methyltransferase, translating into MDVQNGQEIIDKLRSAGCVFAEEEAQLLISEARTMEHLKTMTELRVTGRPIEYVVGATTFCNLRIELEMGVFIPRRRTEFLVQQARALACPGDIVVDLCCGSGAVGAALAAELNRISLYAVDIDPIAVRCAARNVTDKGGQVFQGDLYTPLPQSLKGRVNIIVANTPYVPTEAIEMLPQEARLYEPKVALDGGQDGLDLQRKAAQEAPRWLAPGGHLLIETSERQAPKTFEIFMSAGLTTRIVRNEEMDATVVIGVRPPLEY; encoded by the coding sequence ATGGATGTCCAAAACGGACAAGAGATAATCGACAAACTAAGGAGTGCGGGCTGTGTGTTTGCCGAAGAGGAAGCACAGCTATTGATTTCTGAGGCGCGAACCATGGAACACCTTAAAACCATGACGGAACTAAGAGTGACAGGACGGCCTATTGAATATGTCGTCGGTGCCACAACATTCTGCAATCTGCGGATCGAACTGGAAATGGGAGTATTCATCCCTCGCCGGCGTACAGAGTTTCTTGTGCAGCAAGCAAGGGCACTGGCTTGTCCAGGTGATATCGTGGTCGACTTATGCTGCGGGTCTGGAGCGGTCGGGGCCGCATTGGCTGCGGAACTGAACAGAATTTCCTTATATGCTGTCGACATTGACCCCATCGCCGTCCGCTGTGCTGCCCGAAACGTAACAGATAAAGGCGGTCAGGTTTTCCAAGGTGACCTGTATACCCCATTGCCTCAGTCGCTGAAAGGCCGGGTGAACATCATTGTTGCCAATACTCCCTATGTCCCGACCGAAGCTATCGAAATGCTTCCACAGGAGGCACGCCTATATGAACCGAAAGTCGCGCTTGACGGGGGACAGGACGGACTCGACTTGCAGCGTAAAGCAGCACAAGAAGCCCCGCGTTGGCTTGCTCCGGGAGGGCACCTCTTAATCGAAACGAGCGAAAGGCAGGCACCTAAAACGTTTGAAATTTTTATGAGTGCCGGATTAACCACAAGAATAGTCAGAAATGAAGAAATGGATGCCACGGTCGTAATAGGGGTCAGACCCCCGTTAGAATATTAA